In Deltaproteobacteria bacterium, one genomic interval encodes:
- a CDS encoding IS91 family transposase → MSLVLSTICSQVGKSKVEKPKLDMADIFRFHRHKLGILSWQKQKVVKAITECRTAALGGHIYECNRCDNREQSYNSCRNRHCIKCQFAAKREWIEERAADLLPVCYYHVVFTIPHEFNELILTNKRTIYDILFRASSATLKEVFRRKYQAEPGMIAVLHTWGQNLSLHPHIHMVIPGGGLADGDSRWVHTEEKFFLNVRALGSVFRAKFIKMIRRAYSKGPLTFLDINEHLANRPAFQDLLDTTFKQDWNVYAKKPFQNPMHVLKYLGGYTHRIAFANHRLLEFDEKTVRFKIRDRQAEKEGKSASTEMTLPTVEFMRRFLLHVVPRGFMRIRHYGILGSSRKKTALAAARKLLPESHDKGTKSVAEMVAEFATASPITSDECQKCKAGKMIPIETIMPVKITDST, encoded by the coding sequence TCCTGGCAAAAACAAAAAGTGGTCAAAGCCATCACTGAGTGCCGTACGGCTGCCTTGGGTGGTCATATTTACGAATGCAACCGGTGCGATAACCGAGAGCAATCCTATAACTCGTGTCGCAACCGGCACTGTATCAAGTGTCAATTTGCAGCGAAGCGTGAATGGATCGAGGAGAGGGCTGCGGATCTTTTGCCGGTTTGTTATTACCATGTGGTTTTCACGATACCTCATGAATTTAACGAACTGATACTGACGAATAAAAGAACTATTTATGACATTCTTTTCAGGGCGTCGTCCGCAACGCTTAAGGAGGTGTTTAGACGCAAGTATCAAGCTGAGCCAGGGATGATTGCAGTGCTGCACACGTGGGGTCAAAACCTGAGTTTACATCCTCATATTCACATGGTGATACCAGGCGGTGGCTTAGCTGACGGTGACAGCAGGTGGGTCCACACGGAAGAAAAATTCTTTCTTAACGTCAGAGCTTTAGGCAGTGTTTTTCGAGCAAAATTTATCAAGATGATCCGTCGCGCCTACAGTAAGGGACCACTGACATTTCTTGATATCAACGAGCATCTCGCTAACCGCCCTGCTTTTCAAGACCTGCTCGACACCACATTCAAGCAAGATTGGAATGTGTACGCCAAAAAGCCATTTCAAAACCCAATGCACGTCCTCAAATACCTGGGCGGCTATACACACCGCATAGCCTTTGCCAATCATAGGCTGCTTGAGTTTGATGAGAAGACGGTGCGTTTTAAAATCCGCGACCGCCAAGCGGAGAAGGAGGGAAAATCCGCATCTACCGAGATGACTCTGCCGACGGTGGAATTCATGAGGAGATTTCTTTTGCATGTAGTACCGCGGGGATTCATGCGTATTCGCCACTACGGAATCCTGGGGTCATCACGCAAGAAAACAGCGCTAGCAGCAGCACGCAAGCTATTACCCGAAAGTCATGACAAGGGCACAAAATCTGTCGCCGAGATGGTCGCTGAGTTTGCCACCGCCTCACCGATCACCAGTGACGAGTGTCAAAAGTGTAAGGCAGGAAAGATGATCCCAATCGAGACCATCATGCCGGTGAAGATCACCGACAGCACATGA